The sequence TTCACCCTCTCCCTAGCCTTCTCATTCTTCTCTGGGGGACCTAGAAAGTGGTAAAGTCCTGCTTGGTGCTGACTTCCATTGCCGAGGGCTCCCAGCCAGCCCTGGGCCAATGGAGGAAGGAGTTCTGTTCAGAGTGATCTGTCTTCCTCCAGCCCCtaggtgagagggagagagcagctGCAGGGGGCCCCTGCCAGTGGCTGACACCCAACACCCTTGGTCTACGTCTCTGGTCAGCTGATTTGCTCCAAATGGTATTGTCCTACAGCAGGTGGTTGGGCTCAGCCCTGACCCAGTCCCTCCCCACCTGTAAAGGCTGCTCCCTAGGGAGAAGGGAAACGAGAGGATTTGTTCTGTCTTAAATTCCTACCTCAAATACTAAATTTACTTCTGTATTGTTTCATACGTAGTGCAACTATACAGCAAATCACGGGGTTAATCATAAAATTGGGGGTAGGGTACAGGGAAATGGGATCAGAGAAGGTCACAAAGATGGTTCAAAAGTATTGGTAAGTTCTATTTCCTAATTATGTAAtgcctttattattctttatatcttgcatatatattagtaatagactaataagaatatttcatagttaaaaaaaaatcccacctctTTGGACCCTAGTGAGAGCTTCACGTTCTGGAATGTACCGAAGAAATGGCGGCCACACCTGGCCTGTAGGGACAAAGCCCTTCACTCCAAGCCTTTGCAGGTGTTTCTTAGTTCCAGCTGGCCCTGCGCTCCAGGACAGGAGGCTGAGCCCAGCCCCCACCTTCTGGCTTCCTGATCCCTGGCGGCTTGCTCCTCCTGCACAGACTGCCACAGGGCCCGGATGTTGCCCTGGCCGAAGCCTGTGGCCCCCTGCCTCTGAATTAGCTCCAGAAAGAAAGTGTCCTCTGGAAAGAGAGACTTGGTGAAGACCTGAAGTAGAAACTTGCCATCCTCGCCATCCAGCAGGATCCCCCATCGGGCCAGCAGGCTAGGCTCATGCCCTGCAGCTAGGATCTGCCGTTCCTTGCCGGGCTGTTGGTAGTACGCCTCAGGAGGGGCGAGGAGCTGGCCCCCAGCCACTGCTACCCCCTCAGTGGCTTCTACGATGTTGGGCGTGTACAGCCCCACGTGCTGCAGCCCTGGTCCCCTGTGCCGGGCCAGGAACTGCTCCACCTGGTCCTGTCCACTAGAAGCCCCCGGTAGGGTCTCCACCAGCACGAGGGTGGGGACAGCACTGCCCGGTGGGCTCTGCAGGGCCGTGAGCTTCAGTCCCCCTAGCCCAGATCCTGCTGTCACCTCGAGGCCCACCTCGGGATCCTCATCTGGACTCAGCGGCAGGTGGCGGAAGCCTAGACAGTGGCGGAACCAGCGCATCAGTGGGGGGGAGCTGCCAGGGGTGCAGGCCAGGGTCAGGTGGTCCACGTGGCTGACCCAGCCCGGGCCGGCTGCAGAGGGCACGGACTGGAATCCTGGCAGGAAAGGCCCTTGGAAGCCGGCACGCTCCACGAGTGTCAGGCTGAGGTTGCCGGCGGGCGGGCTGACCACGGCGTAGGTGGCTGTGCCCTGCGCATCCTTCACGCTGACCGGGGGCACCGGCACGCTGCAGCCCCGCGCGACCAACGCCCGGGCGGCGGCACCCGCATCCGCCACGTCGAAGCACAGGTTGGTGGCGCTGGGCACCGCATGACGCGGGTCCAGGCCGTACAGCGGCTGCCGCGGCCCTGCGCCCTCGTTCACCAAGAAGACCGCGTCGCCGCTGCGCAGGGCCAGCTGCCGCCAGCCTTCTGCTTCCCGCACCGCCAGGGGCTGGAACCCGAAGAGCCGCCGCAGGTCGCGGGCGAGGCGCTGCCCCGCGGGCACGTGGAAGGCAACGTGGCACAGGCGATGGGCGTGCGCGGCCATGGCGGCCGGGATGGTCACCCTGGCTTGGCCTTCCCCCAGGGCCGCTCACCTGTGTTCAGGACTCGCGGACTCCGTCCGGCTTTGTCGTCGGGAGCCTGTGGAGTCCAGTTTTGCCCACAGAGCGCGTCCCTCGCTCTTTTCCGAGAAGTCACGGACGCACCCTGAGAGGCCCCTGGTTCTCCCGGGGACGCCGTCCCGCCCCCCCAGCTGCGCTGGGGCCGCCTGGGCTGCTGGCAGGCGCTGCAAACCACGTGGAGCCGGGCGGGGGCAGAGCCTGGAGGGGGCGGAGCCTGGGGGCGGAGCCTGGAGGGCGGTGCCAGCGCCGCGGCACAGCCCCTCCCACCCAGGTCCCGGCGCCCAGGCTGCGGCGAGGGCGCGGAGCTGCCCTTTCCCGGAGCCTCTGGCTGGGCCACGCCCGAGGGCACTGGGCCgcccttctcctcccaccccgGGGAGCTCACAGTAGCTGCCTTCACGCGGTGCCAGGCGCCGGGCTTTCTCTCACCCCCCCTAACCTTAGAGCCGAGGGAGCCAACCCCAGCTGGGGGAGGACCCAGAATTCCTACCCCCTCCCACCCTCGCCCCCACCCTCTGCACGGAATTTATCAATGTTGTGTTTTAGCTTAAAAAACGCTAGAAAATTTTGCCTTTGAGTCATAATGTTcctttaaaactctaaaaaataggggatccctgggtggcgcagcggtttggcgcctgcctttggcccagggcgcgatcctggagacccgggatcgaatcccatgtcgggctcccggtgcatggagcctgcttctccccctgcctatgtctctgcctctctctctctctgcgtgactatcataaataaaaattaaaaaaaaaaaaaagaccactgaGTATTACATCATTGATAGGTTCATTGGCAAGAGGAAGAAGGATGTGATGGAAGGACAGGGCTGAGAAAAAGATGTCCAGCTGTGTGTTCCGTCTTGCAGCCAGGAAGGCAGTACCCAGAAGCTGATCAGCAGTGGTAAAAGTCTACTCTGCAGACTAGTCAATTTGAGAACATGGGTTCCAAAAGCCAGGTAGACCTTGGGTTTGAAAACtacttccaggggcacctgggtggttggtCAAGTgttgccttcagcttgggtcatgatcccaggtcctgggattgagccccctgtcgGGCTACCCCacccctcatcccctccccagccagcaaggagtctggttctccccgtccctctgcccctgactcatgctctctctctaagtaaataaataaaatctttaaaaaccaccccaaaacaaaagcaaactctACCTCCAGTATTTAGTAGCTGTATGACTTGGGGCAAGTTGCTTactttctctgagccttagttttctcttctgtaaaagtgggaataataatagtacctacttctcAGGGTGTttgtgattaaataaaatagtatatgcTGCAGCCTGACAAAGGGTCCAGGATTTGGCCTGTGAACCTGGGCCTGGCTATGTGGGGTAAGGGCATACAAAGTGGGTTTCTATGTCACAAGGTGAGGGGCTGCAGTAGTACTCAGGATAACAACCACATTAGGACTACTCCTCCCTCTCTGGGGCTTGAGCCCTGGGAAGGCTCTAGAAAGGCCCTAGCATTGTTGTGGATTCTGGAGGATGGGGCCCTGGGAATAGGGTTATGTGAGGGCTGGGGCAGCTGGGACTATCTTCTGTCCTCACTATCATGATCAGTCTCCAGGTGAGCAGCTCTAGTGCCTCCAGGCCTTTGGTCTTGCCAAAGGGGTTTCCACTCAAGGGCCCTGGGTGTGGACAGGGAACAGAAACTGGTTTCCTGATGCATCACTTCCCACCTGCTCCTGAGGGAGAGGACAGATTTCTAAAGGCCAAGTAGAGGGTGActtagaaaagaaagggagatcTTAGTTAGGGCATGTTGTCCTGCAAGAGTGCTGTGCTGGACCTTGATCCAGGATGCAGGTTGGGCTCTTTAAAGGCCAGacagggtgggggagggtagaggTGGTCATTGTCCTTAGTCTCCCACCTAGCTAGACTCCAGTTCCTGCAGCCCTGCTGGCCTCTGGGCTGTGACCAATGTAGGACCCCTGTCTCCTCGTGGTTAGGACCCTGTGGGACTTTCGCATGACGTTGTCCTCCCTGCCTGGCCGGGACTGCTTTCTTGCTGGGGCTAGAGGTGCTGAGGGTAGGCGCTGGAGGGTACACAGGTCCCAGGTGTGAGGCGATGCCACTGCAGGAGTCCTCCTGCCACACCTGCCTTCCAAGAGCCTGTACAGCCACATCCCTCCTGCAGCTCTCAGCCTAAGCTGGGAGGCTGGCAGAGGCCCACTCTTCTCCAAAATCCTGACCTTCACCCCAGTCctgtctctcctctcccagcctgaAAAGGTGGGGCCAGGAACTCACGCTAAAGTCCCACTTGCCACTCCCCTCCAGGGCCAGGTGGGTGATTATGAGCTGCTGTTTTTTAACATGACCTCTGAGGGTCACCCTTGGCTTGACATTTTACAAACGGTGGCCTGGAAGACCTCACAGAGGAGGTGACTtttgggtgtgtatgtgtatgtggtaaaatgcacatgacaggaacgcctgggtggctcagaggttgtgtgtctgccttgggatcaggccctgatcctggggtcctgggttggagtcccacatcgggctccttgtagggagcctgcttctccctctgcctgtgtctctgcctctcttttggtgtctctcatgaataaataaataaaatcttaaaaaaaaaatacacataccaTAGTAATGTTTACCttgttaaccatttttaagtgcacagttcgGTTGTATTAAGTACACCCATCACCATCATCTATCCACTGAACTCTTTCCCTGTTCCCCAGATGAAACCATGTCCCCATTAAAGaactctctcccctcccccagtccctggAACCACTAGTTTACTTCTGACTACTCTAGGAgcttcatataagtgaaatcatgcagtatttgtctttctgtccaTCATTTCACCTTAAAAGTATTTAAGGTCACCAGTAATTTTCATGTTATTCAATGGACAATTTTAAGATCTCATTTCACTgactctcaaaaatattttatgcattgtctattttttgaaatactcTTGCCCTGGCTTTTAGAACATCACACCCACCTGGTTTTCCTTTGGTagcattctctctcctctgcctgtttttaaatgttggtGCTACTCAGGGCTTCGGTTATCATCTCCTTGCTAGATGATCCCCGCATGTATGTCCCGCTTCCTAATCTTTATTCAActgcttatttgccatcttgATTTGGATATCCCACTGTCACCTCAGATTCAACATGCCCAACATTGTTCCCTTTTTACTCACAGGTACTCCTATCTGAGCACCTGTCCCACTCTCTCCAGTGGTATTATTCAGAAACCTACATCATTTTTGAACCTTTCTGTTTCTCATCCCTTATCTCCAGCCAATCACCATGTCCCTGCCTATTCTATTTCCGAAACATCTCTCAACTCATTcccttcctcttcatttctctgtACCACCCAAGTGCAGGGCCTCACTGTCTCTGCATCAACTGGATACTACTAATTGCCTGGCTTTAGGTTCACCACTGTCCTAACCAGTCTCCACCTTGTAGCCAGAGTTAGCTTTGAAAAAATAtagatcagggcagcccgggtggctcaatggtttagtgccgccttcagcccagggcctgaccctggagacctgggatcgagtcccacgtcgtcaggctccctgcatggagcctgcttctccctctgcctgtgtctctgcctctctccctctctctctctctgtgggtctctcatgagtaaataaagtcttttaaaaaataaaaataaaataaaaaatatagatctGATTATGTCGCTGTCCTACTTAAAAACCTTCACTAAGCTCTGGTTGCACATaggataaagacaaaaaaagtttCTCCTGGCTGATTAGCCACTGACAACCTTTCCAATTTTTGTTGTCATTCCTCCACACTGTAGTTTCTTGATGTTTCATGCTGCCTCCTACTCAGAACTTTGGTCTTTGCTGTTCCCTCCTGACTAGAATACCTTCTTTCCCACCCGCCTTGACCTGGTTAACACTTTATCAATTATTAGGTCTCAGATGAATTTCTTTGAGGATG is a genomic window of Vulpes vulpes isolate BD-2025 chromosome 10, VulVul3, whole genome shotgun sequence containing:
- the HPDL gene encoding 4-hydroxyphenylpyruvate dioxygenase-like protein, which gives rise to MAAHAHRLCHVAFHVPAGQRLARDLRRLFGFQPLAVREAEGWRQLALRSGDAVFLVNEGAGPRQPLYGLDPRHAVPSATNLCFDVADAGAAARALVARGCSVPVPPVSVKDAQGTATYAVVSPPAGNLSLTLVERAGFQGPFLPGFQSVPSAAGPGWVSHVDHLTLACTPGSSPPLMRWFRHCLGFRHLPLSPDEDPEVGLEVTAGSGLGGLKLTALQSPPGSAVPTLVLVETLPGASSGQDQVEQFLARHRGPGLQHVGLYTPNIVEATEGVAVAGGQLLAPPEAYYQQPGKERQILAAGHEPSLLARWGILLDGEDGKFLLQVFTKSLFPEDTFFLELIQRQGATGFGQGNIRALWQSVQEEQAARDQEARRWGLGSASCPGAQGQLELRNTCKGLE